ATGCTTTGTTATTCTTTAGACCTACGGGCTACGGCTAACCAGAAAATTATACTCAGCTGCATCAGCACATTATATCACATTATGAAAGTTTTAAGCTTTCCACCACACTAATATTAAGCCAATATAGCCACATACGTTCTGCATCACCTGCAAGATGGGCTGCAAAACCAAATCATACTCTAATAATTATTACTGTGGGGACCAAACAGGCTTTCTTATTCTTTAGACCTACAGGACCAAAGATATAAATAGAAAATTATACTCAGCTGAATCAGCACTTTATATCACATTATGAAAGTTTCAAGCTTTCCACCACAGTAATATTAAGCCAATATAGCCACATACCTTGCTGCATCACCTGCAAGATAGGTTCCAAAACCAAATAGATCTAATACTCTAGTAATTATAACTGCCCAGCATGAATAGACAACCTTAAACAGCTAACTCGAGCATGAGACTGGTGACCAAAACATAGCTTGCAGAATTATAGAACTTTTAAGCAACCATATCAAATGAGTCAACTCCACATGAAAGAAGAAATTCTTACACTTCACATTCTAGTCCTTTTCCCATCGGTATGCATCGAGCATGGCAGACAGGATTACCGCCTTTGGCAATGACACCACGCCAAATATAATCCTCACTAGCACGTCCCATAGCATTCCCTTTGGCAGCTCCCATGTCAGGAGGACCAGAACTGTACGATTGGTCACTTGCAATATATTCATCACCTATTCTAGACCTCTTTGATTCCCTACGTGGCTGATTTGGATCAAGAACATCCCACCCAGTAGTCTTATAAGATGCCCTGCCTGGATAAGCAGGAGGTGGAAGCAATCCAGCAGCAGAAGGAGACAACTGTCTTTGGTTAACGGGAGCGTTTGCCGTCATTTCAGACATGGTAGAGAGCATATTGGGATCATGAAAATCTGGGTTGGGCAAAAGTGGATCCATACTCCCTCTAGGCCCAAATGGTCTTGGCATACCTGGCCCAAGCATACCATTAGGGGCATGAGGTCCATGGAAACTGTTTGGCGGCATAGCACGGTTTGAAGGAAACCCATCCATAAAGGGCGGTCCAAAAGGAAATTCATTATTTCCAAACATATCTGGCCTCTGCCCTCTAAATCCTGGAAATGGTGGTCCAAAATCTTTGCCAGGAGCCGTGTCACTGTTGGAGAACATTATTGAAATTCGAGGGTCATTAAACAGTCTTCCTTGCAGCGCATCCTTAGCTCGCCTTGCTTCCTCCACACTCCTAAATTCTACAAAAGAGTAATGTCGTCCAGCAAAACATTTTATTCTCTCAATCTCTCCATGTAGGATCATGGCATTATTCAGCATCTCCTCATCTATCACAACAGAAGGTGGATATCCAACCCACAAAACCTTACTGGGGTGACCTCCTTTACGTCCTCCAATTGGTTGAGATGgctgtacaaaaaaaaaattgctaagaCTTTTGCAAGGCCAGTTCCTCATAAGATGAAACAATCAAAACAGAAATACACTACTAGATAAATCAAGCATCTCCCTTCAAAACACACCCACGGATCTAATGATTTAGCTTGACGTTTTTAAGAGTCAGGGAAAACTCGAATATAAAATTTTAGAGACACAAGGCAGCACACCTGCATTCTCTTTTGTCCTGGGTATGTGGGCTCATTATAGTTCCTCGTATTGTCCGGATTCCATGATGGATCAAAACCACCCATTCCTTTGAATTGTGCACTCCCCGTATCATGAAAATCAGAATGATCCTGTTATTTAGGAAGGAAAAAGGGCAAAAATACCAAACAAATGGTTAGGTAATCAAAACACCACATGTAGAAAGAAGAGGGCACTCTGAGAAAATATTTTGTTGATGGCCAAACACGCAATTATGCCAGCTAATGCAGTTCTTGTAAGTGATACCAAAATACTGCTGCAAATTCATGCTACAAGTTCTGTGAATCAATTAATATAGGGAAGAACACAAGACAGCCAAAAGAaattttatagagagagaagcAAGCAGCTGCAGGCCTGCAGTGCTAGAAGGTACTGCAGCACCCTTGGTTCATccaacaaaattgaaaaaatgaGGCGGAATTGAAAAAAGTAggcagtgctacaacgtgacaACTCTACATGTTCCTAATGCAGCACCTAATTTAAAATGACAAacttaattctgacagatttttTACAAAATAAGTAATCTACTTACCCTCTTAGCAGGATGAGATCTAAGAAAATCAACACGAATGCGATCATCACCAATTTGTAACCCATTCATATTCTTCACTGCTGCTGAAGCATCTTCCAACCTAGCAAAGTCAACAAGCGCAGTGTTGCGGTCTCTAATGAACTTAAGGTCCTCAATTAAACCAAATTTACTCAACTCTTCCTCTAGCATTTCCTTAGTGACTGACGAACCAAATCCACCAACCCATACATGCTTGGAGGGCTTAGCCTGAAATCCAAGGtcttatataaatttatatgtatATGAAAAAGcttaaaagataaataaattcTACAATAATTTCTAGCCCATAAAATTTAAACTAATAACAGAACTTTTTAATTGAAGATCATGCTCCAATAAACAAGCAGAACAGTAGTACACTACTACACCCCAGAACTGGAGAGAGCCATCAATATTGTTAATAGGATGTAGAGCTAGCTAAATGCTATCGCGATAATTAGCGGAAAATATGCTTTCAAATTCATACTTTTGATATATAATCCTATCTGTGATGACAATGATGACCAAGTGATTCACAAACAAACCAGACATTTTCACTCTCCCCTAACTAGAGACGAGTCTCATGACCCACTTCCCAACCCCTCAATCTGCGAGTCTTCGCATGGTTTTATCTCTGATATTAGAAGCCAACACAATCCTTTTTTTTGGAAAGAATGCTCGAAAAAAATTAGATTCATCTTAAACTGACAAAATAGGCTTCACATGCTTGCCATTATTCTAACAAAAATGCAACTCCTACTACGAACAAGTTATCAGAAGGAAGAGGAACTCAGATTTGCAACACAAAACCCCAAAATTTGGGACTTAATTATGTCCTACACTCTTTTGCGATTGGGGGTAGAGTCTGTTTCTATCTATGACCATAATGCTTGGGATTTTCCATTACATAACACTGGAAAAGGCAGCCCCCAGCCGAAATATGCAATACCTGTGGGCAGTGAGGGAAAATGTACAGGTCAACAGCAGGTGGTAGTAGACTAAGCAGCAAGAGCCTCATCTCGCGGAGACACCTATTTCTCATGTTCGCAACAAAGAAGGTGATGCGCTTTGATACTTGCATCAAAAGATTATAGAATATGGAACAACTTCAGGCTTTCAATACCCCGTCAGTCCCTCCATCCTATAGTATTTGCATGTTATTCTATTCGTGAGAGATTCAGAAGGCATCACTAACTACGAAATTACAGTCAACTCAGTCAAGCTGATGCATTGAGAATTAGTTTGCCAATTTGGCACATAAATTTATGCAGCTTGACGAGTAAGTAATCAAGCTGGGCGCTTCAAGGTAAAAAGAAACAATGGCATCAATGTGCTGTAGATATTATCTGGTAGATACGGATTCGATTTCATAAAGATCAGCAATAGTGCAAAATTGGCCAATGTATTTAGTTGGAAGAGTTAATTGTTGTAGTTTGCATACGATATTCCCAATGTTGGTACAATGTATTTAGTTGGAAGATGTAATTATTGTAGGTTGTATACAATGTTCCCTATGTTGGTAGGGATGTCCCTATAAGAAACCGTAACAGAAGGTGTAACGCAATAATAGTTGGTGCGAATTAACGTATGGTATGAATAGATTTATTCTCGATTGTGCTATGAATTGTAATAGTTGGTAGTATGAATTGTAATAGTTGGTAGTAAACTTatggtataaataaaatttataacttAACAACATAAAACACTAGATATTGAATTGAATATCattgaatcctattcctagtcgATCCCAGACCTAGAGCATTAAAAGATGAGTAAATCATCGCGAGTGAACCAATTAACAGGAAGGAATTGATGCTGATAGACGCAGTTTTTTTGGTGTTCAACACAGCTAAAATTTTTAAAGGCTTTTTAGCCAAAATCCTTGATTCTAAACTACAAAACCAATTATCACATAATCCTCTTTTCCGGTTAAAATGGCAAGTAAAATCGCGTTAACAAAAAATGAACAATTGTGTTTAATTTGATCGAGATTCAAGCTTGAATACTTAATTGTTTAAAGCGTGGCATCCCAAATATCATTGCAATCCCTAATCCATCCCCTTATAACCAAACGCATTGTCTAAACTCGAAACGAATTTCACGAAAACAAAACCCGGTAACAACAATAACTAATCGAATTAACATACCAAAAACCGTAGAAGTAATTCGATtacaaattaacataataacaaGAATCCGAAGAAAAGAACAAACCGGTTTGGCAAACTCAATTTTGATTGAATTCCCATTAATTAAAAACCCTTGAAGGGCTTCTTTAGCAGAAGCTGCATCTTCCGCACGCTTGTAGTAAACAAACGCATAACTCCTCGTAGCGTAGCAAGTGATTCCATCGAGCAACCCGTGTTTATCGAAGAGCTCGGTTAACTCGGATTCGGTAACATCAGGGGGTAAATTGCCCACCCAAAGATGGCTCGAAGATGAATCGGTATCCGTTGCGTACTTCTTCGGCTTCATAGGCGTTGCAGTTACTGGATTTGAGGTTTGTAAATTGGGGATTTCCAAGAgcaaaccctagaaaatgggGGAGAAATTGCAGGgtgtataaaaaattaaattagggTTTGTGATTAGCTTGCAAAATTTGAAAGTAggagagagagatagagagagaaagatgtgAGGAAGGGAGGATTGTGGTGTTTATATAAAACGAAACGACGGTGAGTGTGAGTTGGTGGCCGCACAATTTTATCAGCAAACCGTTTTGTTATGTTGTGGACTTGTGGACTTGTGGTGGTCTGACTGGTCAGTGGTCACTCGCTCAACGACCGGTCATAAATGGTGTCAATGtgaatgaatttgtatgtaaatttgtaagaaAAATTAATATACATTCCAAATTAATGCTAATTCACTCAAAattatcttttttttctttatatgtTTCCATTATCATCCATTACCATTTGGGGAGTGGTATTAGGTGAAAAtgcaaatttataaagaaaaacaccaagtttGAGACAACATTTCATTAACATGGACATCATGATATTAATTTCTTGCCAAATAACACTATGATTTATTCTCTTTCTCACCGtttattaccggctaccaaacggaCCGTTAAACACACAAAAGGTGCAGgaattacggagtaatattaGTGTAGATTCAAAATTAATACGAAGTAATTTTTTCTAGCAcccatctatactaatatattaaaaggcgtttaggAAAACGTATATGTATCACGTATACCCCTTCCTTatacgccacgtcaccactaatAAGCATCACGGCatgttattgacaaccaaaaaaacTTGTAGCAAGGATCGAACATCAAACCTCATGGATTAAAGTTTCATTTCCTACCCTCTCAACTAGCTACAATATTTGTTATATTTTCcaatataaatgtaaaatacaGTTTTTTAACAATGggcacatttttacaaaaagtaAATCCCGGAGCAAAGCccgggctacacactagttATACGTTTATATTGTGACTAttataaattaaacattaaatttctTAGATACACTAATTATATCGTAACTCAtagtaaccctatgtttttaaaagtgaaTTGTTACtttaaatcacattattcaaacaCGATATGTATCAACGACaccaattttatatttttttcataataatcctaataacatgccaaaataaattaggaataagttgtttacctttttttttacgTATGGctcacaataaatttagtgtggatcAGGTCCATTTAATAAGTAGTGAAGGTGTAGATGTACTCTCGTTAGTTTTGCTCTCAAATAAATTCACAACTATATTTCACTTAAAATTATACATGGATTTTTcttgaacaaaataaaaaagaaaattaattaaaaattaattttgtcCTAATACGTGTATTTAGTTTATCGAGATTCGTTAACATGACTAGTGTTTGGTTTGGGCGATGCCTCGAGTTACTATTTTGAACACCATAATATGGTGTGCATTAAGTAAAAAGtgttactccttccgtccctttttattctttacgtattCCGTTTTAAGTGTCTCATTTTAATCTTTACTTTTAgaatattttcttttatattacaACATAAACACCCCTTATATTCTATTAAAAATTGTGCCATATAATTACTTAACTCAATTAATTTATTGGGGCATTAAATCACTCTCATTTTTCCCTATTTCTCACACTTTctaatttcagatttttgataaaagtgaaaatattactctctccgtctctttttgttctttacatttggtattttgcacgcgttttaacgactaattaatgcgCATTgaaattcctttatttttttatttaaacaaggaaaaatatgtttatttataatgtttcacttttatcaaaattctgatattgtgaaaatgagaaaaattaaatgtcccaatgaaaaagtgtgaaaCCCCCGAGTTTTAaggaaattcaccaaatgtctATGGCAGTCGCCTCACAAGCAGTAGTCCGCCATTGTTAGTCGATTGAAGCAAAagttggagagagaaaaataggagagagaaagagtttgTTTGTTGGAATTGGGGAAAAGGGTTCcaggaaaatagaatcaaattGGAGGGTTGATGGAAGTATGCTCTAATTCGGCAAAACTGGATGATTAGTTAGTATCTAGTGGTTATAGTAGTAGTACTGATGGGAGTAATAAATGTTGGAGGAGCTTATGACGTTAATCATGTAATATGATAATTAGAGTGTTTGTACATTGTGAAAGTGTGTCATTATCAAGAATGAAGAAAGTAGGGTGGTTGATCACGCAAAGGCTTTGGTTACCCTGAAGGTAAGTGGTCCCTTGATACCCTGTCCTTTCATTGGACAGATCCACGTCAGCTTGCACACGTCATCCCAAAATTTCAAAACCAAATTTCAATTccttttgaatttgaaattcaaacttaaataaattttttttattatttatttctgtCGATGATACCAATGTCAGATTTGATCTTCTCCTTAATTTGTTTCAATGAAACTGAACAGATGATTCAGGTTGGTCTGCATAATGATTGTTTTCGACATTTAATAACTTAATTCTTAAACAAATGAAACAGGATACATGGTGTCTTCTAAGTTAATTCAATGAAAGTCGAAAAATTGTTGGTCGTTTTAACAACAGTTGACACCTGAATATGTACCTATAAATaatatcgatttttttttttgtgatataCAATAGTAAAAAATTGGTTGCAGAAGACGGCGGTTGTTGAAGAAGAAGTCGGAGAAGAAGAACGCGGAGATTCCAATGTTGAGATATTTGGGTAGAAaatggggaaaaaaaaaaaaaaagcttttgCGTAGGGTCGAACCTGGGACCTCAAAGGAAGTAAGTCTTAGAGCATTGAGTGAGGGTATTGACCATTGTGACAGTGAGGGAAAACGGTTGGCTGTTATCATTGACAAATGTACTTATAATGTAATCCAGTATGTAAAAAGGAATTACGAGTTACTTTTATGTTGTTTCTCAATATTTTTTTAGAACAATTATGTTGTATAGAGGTGTGGttactaaaaaaatcaaaattaagatGTAgacgatatatatatatatatatatatatatatatatatatatatatatatatatatatatatatatatatatatatatatataaaggggagttttttcaagagCATTTAGAGCGCCCACGTAGGATTTCCATGTCATCACATATAATTAAGTTATCTATctataaattatattaaaaggCGTATATGAGAAAGTATACGTGACACGTGGCGCTTTGCTTATGGGTACGTAGTTCGCTCCATGTAATCTTCGTatacattaaaaataaaatcaaatataGTTTGCTAAGGTTTGAACCCTTGACCTAGAGTTTAAACAACAAAGCTTTTACCACTAAGCTAgtacatgtttcatgttattattaaaaaaaaacacatataactaaaagtgaatgttattaatgtagtaacccggggcatcgcccgggcccaaaaactagttaattaattaaataaataatattaaagtcTTGCCATGATTGACCATTTaatatgataaaaaaaaagatttcaattaaaatttattCTACTTCTCTTCTACTttttgtatacatatatatacatataaactTCTGTTGGGAATTCAAAAAAACTCACGACTCACGTATAAAATCCGCAAAAAAAATCTAcaatagaaaaaaaaagtgtACACAACATAATTGTTTATGCTCCATGCTCCATGCTCCATCGGCTTACGAACTTGCAATTCGGTTTTGTGTGGTCATTTAATACTACTCAGTATGTCATGCATGGAAAATTATAAACATAATAATATGAGGACTGCACATCCGATCTCTGAAAACGTTGATAAATCCTTTGATTTTAATCAACCCAAAAGCTATTGTCTTGACATCAAAATAGCAGGGAAGAATTTATATATCtacatttatatcttaactTTAGAGTATGATTCTACCCGTTGATGGATTTACATATGTTGTGAATTATTTGTCCGATAAACTTCCATTCAACAAGTTCTATAGATATAATTAAAATCAACCGAAGTATTCGTGATGTAAGCATACTTCAGCCAGCTTGAAACTGAATTATATTGGATTCGTGTTTGTATTTAAGTTTTTGTTGTGTTTGATTTCATCTTACTTAAGTAACTCACGTACATTAATTCTTTACTTTGTTTTAACGCAAAAGTCGATGGTGGAGTATTACACGTATAGGTTGCACACAAAAAAAGTGAAGCACAAACTTTAATTCTAGGGGGGCGATTGATGCAACAAATTATAGTAGACTGCTACTGTGCAATTGAAGACAAAATGTTGTCTTTTATCCGGCACAACGAACTACAATTTAGGTCTGAAACTTACACCAACATAGAATATACAATGATAAACGTTGACACAACCGGGGTTGCAACTTGCAAGCCCACATGTGTCCATAACATTCACCGCAAACCCGAGATGCACAGAAGTAAAAGGGCAACAGACGGAAGATCGTCCCAATATCAAAAGTGCATCAAGATTTTTAAAAAGAATTTTACTTGGATAGTTAGATATCATTAGATGTTTTTTTTAAGCAAGGCTATTGTAGTTATTGATAATAAATGGTGATTGTAATTTTAATTACCTTAAtaatacggttttttcatgaaatgcccctgaggtttggaataatgcaccaaatacccctgcgcgtttcaaaattcatagaatacccctattttttccaaACTGttaaccaaatacccctattatgactttccgttagtactccgttaagtcatgtttataattcataaaatacacctacatataaagttattgcataatatacacctatttataaagTTCTTTGCATCAAATACCCAAAATTCCTTTAAAACTGCAGAATTTGAATCCAACGTCTAGTTTGAATTTCTAATTTTCCTAGCAATGAAGTAGAGCAGTTTGtaacaaatttccagcaataaatAGGAATTATATTCCATAAAAAGCCGATTAATTTGCAGAGTAGCTTTACAAAAACTCTGATTATATTGCCATTGCCATATACATTTGAAAGTCTATAAAAGCTCTTGAAAATTCAAAGTAAGCCGGTAATAATACCCTTGCAATGAACATGTACAATCAGTCTTGTACTACAATGCATCACATTCTTGGTTACCTTGCTTGAGCCATTTCCATCCTTAAGAAAGAACTACACCAATAGAACGCAAATTAGTTTTGCAGTCCCAATTCCAACAGCAAACCAAagtaataacttcaaatattccGCCTTTAACCTTCATTTGATAATCTCTTTGCAGCTGAATCATGTTTATGTCACCAGCTTTACAATAGAGTTTTAACTGATGACTGATCTTCAGAGTGTTGTTCAGAGACATAATATAATGATGTTCAGGAATTTGAGATGCAATGTGCCATAAAAGTAAGGTTCTTGGTAGCATAATTGGGTCAGAAACAAAGTCAACAATTCCTGCCCTGTATTGTTGTTTTCACACTTTCCCAGTCCATTTGTGGAACCCCCGCTAATTCTGACTATTCACCTAAACCCTTGCCTTCAGATCTCGTACTTCACAGTCTTAGATCTCTAATGTTCAAAACTTGATAGTTCCATACTTGATACTTAATTTGTTGTTTTAGAATTTAGATAACTATCAACTCTTCCCATTATTTCAATACCTTTCAACCCAAATGTAGTTACTCCATCATCACACAGTACCTCACAAAAATTGAGCGGCTTTCAAGCATATTTCTCTCTTCTCCCACCTCCCATGGCTTCCGATTCTCTCCCCTCCCCTGGAAATGGCGCCCATACCCCCAAGAAACCCAAGCTCAATCTGTCAATCACCTCCCCCTccaccaacaacaaccacaAGAAGATCGAACAAGATCAAACCGCtctcaaaaccctaatttctccCACCGAAATCGCCGCCGAATTCACCCACCATGACCACGCCAACAACAGACGTTTCTGGTGTTGTCCCTCCTCCGTCATCTCCGCCCAACGATGGTGGCAGCTCCTCTTCCTCCGCCAACCCGATTTTTtgtaattctctctcctccgctcTGGGATCAACTCCTCCCGCCGTCTTCTCCTCCCGTTAATCAATGCCTCTCACCTTGATGAAATCTCACTCGTCGACAACGCCAATGGAGGAGATAGAGAGTTGACCGGGTCACCGATGCCATCGACGGTGCAACAGAGAAAGTCAAACCCTGGCCGAGGTTGGCGACGGTAGCGGGGGCGAAGATGGTGACGGGGTGAGGAGTGGTGTTGGTTcagtgggaggagagagaaagtttgggtgggttgagtgggagagagaaagtatgcaGATGAATGGGATTTAAGTCACATAAGGGTAAAAACGTAAATTCCtactaacggaggactaacggacgttaagtccAAGTGTATTTTATGAACAGttggaaaaaataggggtattctatgaattttgaaatgcgcaggggtatttggtgcattattgcaaacctcaggggcatttcatgaaaaaaccgttaataATAAGGATTCTATTCACTCTTTATTCTCCTCTGTTATTTTTTGTACATTGGAACTTAATCCCTTTTCGGGTGTTtgtttatctatttttatttgattttttctttATTAATATCTTTAAATATAAGTCTATTTAATATCAGACTCAATGATCGATGACGATTAACCAATTTCTTCGGTTCCCCTGCTAAATGTAATACTTCTTTCAAATCGATCAAATGTGAGAGTTGTTTAGAAATATAGTTGAGTCCAAAGTGTAGCCTAAATAATGTTGTTAATCGTCATCAATTAgtgttgttaattgttaatgTTGGACTCAACTATTAAAAATAATGATGGACTCAACCACTAAAAATGTCATCAATTAATGTTGTAAATCGTTAATGTTTGACTCGAGTATTAAAAATAAACCGCTTTAACTTTTTAATAGCCTTAAAACCGCATAGGCCCACATTAGTAGTTCCTTTTATATTGAAGGAAACTGAAAGCAAAATAAAAGGGGACATTGGGGTAAATAAAATACGATATACGAAAATGAAACAATCTCTAAGGATGGACTAAATAGAATATGGGGCGAGAAAATGAGGACAAAGGAAGTCTATAAGGATGGATTTGTTGAGATCACATGAATAACTAACTTGAGTTTTACCATTATTGAACTAACCATTTTAAAACTCAGTTT
This genomic stretch from Spinacia oleracea cultivar Varoflay chromosome 3, BTI_SOV_V1, whole genome shotgun sequence harbors:
- the LOC110802266 gene encoding flowering time control protein FPA: MKPKKYATDTDSSSSHLWVGNLPPDVTESELTELFDKHGLLDGITCYATRSYAFVYYKRAEDAASAKEALQGFLINGNSIKIEFAKPAKPSKHVWVGGFGSSVTKEMLEEELSKFGLIEDLKFIRDRNTALVDFARLEDASAAVKNMNGLQIGDDRIRVDFLRSHPAKRDHSDFHDTGSAQFKGMGGFDPSWNPDNTRNYNEPTYPGQKRMQPSQPIGGRKGGHPSKVLWVGYPPSVVIDEEMLNNAMILHGEIERIKCFAGRHYSFVEFRSVEEARRAKDALQGRLFNDPRISIMFSNSDTAPGKDFGPPFPGFRGQRPDMFGNNEFPFGPPFMDGFPSNRAMPPNSFHGPHAPNGMLGPGMPRPFGPRGSMDPLLPNPDFHDPNMLSTMSEMTANAPVNQRQLSPSAAGLLPPPAYPGRASYKTTGWDVLDPNQPRRESKRSRIGDEYIASDQSYSSGPPDMGAAKGNAMGRASEDYIWRGVIAKGGNPVCHARCIPMGKGLECEVPEVVNCSARTGLDMLAKHYAGAIGFDIVFFLPDSEDDFANYTEFLRYLGSKNRAGVAKLDDGTTLFLVPPSDFLTDVLKVTGPERLYGVVLKLPQQLSGGPSLPQPGHPPLPPIQQTENQLGPPSHEYIAPEKEFVAHMDYGRAVHDDAALHSRASFSNASVSQDHSNEGVPSTPRPAVTLTPELIATLHAFLPPNSQSSVAQSAQPQLSTSTTAHSHPHSTNEKGVFSQGWSQQPQVTDATGQSQQFGGQGYSNAPLSSNFQSYASNLSMGSHPIPVPSANMQMQNPVYNFQEQGSVSSRPPGNHPVTAQSQQFVPAMQNMHHYHPEAPHNIQKGYGMVHGAPAGPYGTADSQQHTDPGSYSNQVGGSNLSRPQITSTGNMNSESQNPPERTQTLPSGVGQGSSEVEVDKNQRYQSTLQFAASLLLQIQQQQQQQQASPHMGNQQ